The following coding sequences lie in one Anas platyrhynchos isolate ZD024472 breed Pekin duck chromosome 15, IASCAAS_PekinDuck_T2T, whole genome shotgun sequence genomic window:
- the LOC101803727 gene encoding deoxyribonuclease-1-like 2, with product MGTAVLALSLLAVALVCPATATLRIGAFNIQAFGDSKMSDEAVAGVIINVLRRYDVVLVQEVRDSDLSAVTELMEQLNSVSSAPYDYEISGPLGRENYKEMYLFIYRTDVVSVVDTYQYEDPQDIFSREPFILRVSAPRTKAGEFVMVPLHSAPHDAAAEIDALYDVYLAVLNKWGTDNIVFLGDFNADCAYVKPSDWASIRLRTSDIFKWLIPDSSDTTVGKSDCTYDRIVVCGAKLKRSIVPNSATVYNFQRAFQLEQEEALAVSDHYPVEVKLMA from the exons ATGGGGACCGCGGTGCTGGCACTGTCCCTGCTGGCCGTGGCTCTCGTGTGCCCAGCCACCGCCACGCTGCGCATCGGCGCCTTCAACATCCAGGCGTTTGGTGACAGCAAGATGTCTGATGAGGCTGTGGCGGGCGTCATCATCAAC GTCCTGCGCCGCTACGACGtggtgctggtgcaggaggTGCGCGACTCCGACCTCAGCGCCGTCACCGAGCTCATGGAGCAGCTCAACAG CGTGTCCTCAGCCCCGTACGACTACGAGATCAGCGGGCCCCTGGGACGGGAGAACTACAAGGAGATGTACCTCTTCATCTACAG GACGGATGTGGTGTCGGTGGTGGACACCTACCAGTACGAGGACCCGCAGGACATCTTCAGCCGGGAGCCCTTCATCCTGAGGGTCTCAGCGCCCCGCACCA AGGCAGGGGAGTTTGTGATGGTGCCGCTGCACTCGGCCCCGCACGATGCTGCCGCCGAGATCGACGCGCTCTACGACGTCTACCTGGCCGTGCTCAACAAGTGGGGGACCGAT AACATCGTGTTCCTGGGGGACTTCAATGCCGACTGTGCCTACGTAAAGCCGAGCGACTGGGCCTCCATCCGCCTGCGCACCAGCGACATCTTCAAGTGGCTGATCCCCGACAGCTCCGACACCACCGTGGGCAAGTCGGACTGCACCTACGACAG GATCGTGGTGTGCGGTGCCAAGCTGAAGAGGAGCATCGTGCCCAACTCGGCCACGGTTTACAATTTCCAGCGTGCTttccagctggagcaggaggag GCCCTGGCAGTCAGCGACCACTACCCCGTCGAGGTGAAGCTGATGGCGTGA